The Silene latifolia isolate original U9 population chromosome X, ASM4854445v1, whole genome shotgun sequence genome contains the following window.
TTGTGATATAGTATTGTTTATTCTTTGCTAGGTGACGAATTCGTAGAAGAGCAATTCTAGCATCGTTGTTGTTGATTTCATAATTTGCGAATAAGGCAGGGTTTGCCTACTCAGTTGATTgggtaattgatttgagattgatTTTGATTGATTGTATAACATGTTTCATTGGATCGAAATTGGTTGAGATTATATTTTTGATTGGTATTGTGTTACGAGAccattttcgggagatggttccaaccccatgttcgcctcttatggctcccgtcacaaaggggatgtgcatattaatgatctaggttcgctcgttgcgatgagcggggttCAGGTAGGCAAGGGTGCGgacccccactggcggcgagggttaTCTgctgcgatgggtaacctggcaaggctacacacttcggtgtgtagtcggttactggttactaATGGAGTTTAAAGGATGTTACTACAATTGGATTAGATTGTATATTGGCTTGTGTTGTAATTACTTATTTTGGTtatgcagttgactgaccccgtttattgttttcaaaactgtggtgatctattcggcgATGGTGAGCACTTGATTTAGCAGGTTATAGCTTTAGATgtagccattaatgtgcacattctcCTTAGAGTTGGAAGCTCCAAGCGGCGGCTCAagcataagacggtctcccaaccgccttacgtctccacAACAATCATAGTGACACCACCAATGTTGTTAAAATCGCTatccggatcgtaggatcgtacgaTCCTATGATCCAAAAATAGGCAAACGATCCAAGTCGTTCATAGGATCATCACGGAGTAGAAACGTCATAGAATCGTGTAGGATCGTTCAGAATCGGTAGGATCGCAGTTCCACATGGGGATCGTACGATCCTATTTAAATGGCTTATAAAAGGCATAAAAATGTTTTGGGCTACAAGTTATTACATTGGTTAAGGCCCATTACTAATACTTACTCATTTgggtaaaataaataaaaaaatgaagAGAAAAATAATCAAACAAGTGAACAACACTGTGAAATTGCTAGTTCTTCTTCTTCACGATGAAAACCTAATTCCCAATTTGATTAATCATCACTCATAAACTCATCATTTATCATCAAGGATATTCATGGCATGATTAATCTTACATTCTTACTCATATTTAAGGTTTTACTCTTTGTTTTTCAATTAGTCGACTATCTCTTTTAATTTTTCTAATTTCTATTTTTCAATCTTACATTCTTATTCATCTTTATGATTATTCTTACATTCCTACTCATCTTTATGCTTAATCTTCATTATACTGAACTAGACGTCTATACTTGTATGAGACGATGAACTATAAAGTAATTGTTTAAGCTTAATTTCTGAAATTAGTTCAATAATCATGGTAGACTGGTAGGCTTAGTTTATGTTATACACCTATACTTGTGTTATCAGTTTATCACTGTAAAACTTGATCACTTCAAATGGTGCTTACATGTGTTCAATCTTATACTTTATATTGAAAGATGTCAAGTTCTGCTTCAAGTAAACCTAAAAGAAAAAACGCTCCTGGTAATAGAAGTGATCCGGGTTGGGAGCATGGCACTGAGATAGATAGGGCACATAAAAAAGTTAAATGTAAATTAAAGAAGAGTTTAGAGCATTGTTAGAAAAACAAGTCGAGGAAGCAAATaacaagaaaagaaaatgaatgaCATTGGTGATGAGGATGATTATTATGGAATATCGCGTCAAGGGTACAATAAAAAGACAAGTGGAGCTATGGGTTCCTTTCTAACCAGGAAAGGAGGGTCTGTAAAAACCACTCTAAATCAAAAATATAAAAGAGGAGAAAGGGAGGAAGTTTGCCAACAAATTGCCCGTTTTTTCTACACTAGTGGTATTCCGTTTAATGTAGTCAATAATCCTGAATTTCCAATAATTATTGACATGGTTGGCAAGTTTGGTATTGGACTAAAACCCCCGTCTTATCATGAGATTAGAGTCAAATTTTTAAACAAGGAAGTCCAAAATGTGATGAAGATGCTTGATGAGTACAAAGAAGAATGGAAAAAAACAGGATGTACGATCATGCCTGATGGATGGGGTGATAGACAAAGACGTTCCATTTGTAATTTCTTAGTTAATAGTCCTAAAAGGACTGTTTTTCTGTCATCTATTGACACATCTGAGATATCTAAAACAGCCGATAATGTACTTGAGATGCTAGATGCTATTGTAGAGAAAGTTGGGGAAGAAAATGTAGTGCAAATTGTTACTGACAATGCAGCAAACTATAAAGCGGTCGGGCTGAGGTTGATGGAGAAAAGGCCAAAACTATTCTGGACACCATGTGCAGCTCATTGTATTGATTTGATGCTAGAGGATCTTGATAAAACGATTAGCATTCATGGTCTGACGATAACAAAAGCTAGAAAGATAACAACTTATATCGACTCTAGGACGTTACCCCATTTTTCGATGAAAGAATTTACAAAAGATAGGGATCTTATACGACCTGCTGTGACCAGATTATTAGGAATATCCCTTTATTATATTCCTTGAAATATTTTAGTTATGTAAATATTCTAGCTTTAATATTAGGCACAGAATCTTTTAGAATTATCTTGTAATTATTCTAGATTGATCTTCTCCTTGTTGTACAAGTCTTGATCAACGGCTTACTAGTGCTCTAGGGTAGAGTAATTCATTCTTGTATTTAGTATAAATATTAGGTTGTATAGTTTGTCAAACATGCTATTCAATTCAATTATATTCAACCTTTCGTaattctatcatggtatcagagcctcgtgctcttgatagaggGTAACACCTCAGAGTAGATCCTTAGGCCGGAAGTCAACCCACCCAACTAAAACCCGATTTTGCTCGCTTGACCTATACCTATAATCCCTCTTCCGCTGCCACCAACCCTAAAATTGCATCAAACCTATCATCTATATTTTGGCTACCACCCTTTTAGCCACCACTCCGAAAACTATGGCCAGTACCTTTTTTTTTCACAAccgttgaaaaaaaaaaaaaaaaaactcacattCACCATCTATTGTCACAACACTACCAACATCTTTGTACAAACCAACATCAcaaccaaaaaccaaaaaaaaaaaaaaaaccgtcttGAGCTTTGCTTATTCAAACccacacaatatttctttttcctACTTTAACATAAAAACAAGCCCTACCCCTCATGATTTTTTATCTTGGTAAATATCAAAGAAGGGATCCATCCCACACCACAACCCTTAAACCAAACCCGTGATACACCAATATTATGGCCATAACCGTCATCAAAACCCGAATTTGGCTTATATCCAAAAGCCAGAATTCGTCATCAAAACCCGTATTTGGCTTATATCCAAAACCCTGAATTCGTCATCAAAACCAGAATCGTTAAAACCCCTTATCTCATATTCTTTATCATGGCAAAACCCATACAAACTCACCAAATTCTTACCTTCCCTACTTCTATGGAATTcctcaactttttttttcttactcgctctcaaatttcactcattatttctaaataaaaaaaaaatattgttcaCGTATCCCATGTTTCCTCCACAGCTCcactccttttcttttctttcatgcATAAATCTCCATTTAGACTCTAACCCCTCATTCTATGAAACCCTACTGtctcccctcccccccccccccacacacacacacacacaaaaatacaaaaactacaaaaaaaaaaaaaagaaagacaaaATACTTTAACAAAATCCTACTCATATGAGTACAGTTATGCCCATCGTCCTAGCAACACTAACCATGAACCAAGTCTACTCCATTTCATTCTTTATCATTTTTGAAACCTAGAATCACCATTCTCCTACAACCATTACCTTGATCTCCTACCGTCAAACTCTTTCATGCCCGACTTTCTTTTCTATCACAGATTTGTTACTTCCTACCTAACATTAAGATGTTTAAATGAGCAAAAAGGTCCTCTCTTAGCATTATTTGCTTCTGATAAGTGGAAAGGTAGTAATTTTGGCAAATCCGTTGAAGGGAAAAATGTGCAAAGAATAGTTTTGGATACTAGAGGGTTATGGCCAGGGATTATTACATGTTTGAGAGCTGCATTGCCATTAGTAAAGGTTCTTCGTATGGTAGATTCTGATGAAAACCCGGCAATGGGTTCTGGCCAGGGATTATTACATGTTTGAGAGCTGCATTGCCATTAGAAAAGGTTCTTCGTATTGTAGATTCTGATGAAAACCCGACAATACGTTTATATTCTCATAATCGAAATATATGACTTAATAAAATGATGAACATCACATAATAAATTATGTAGTCTAATAGAACTCAATTACCATCCATTCTTCGTATTCACGAAATCTTCATGACATACATATACCTGATGTTGTCTTAATTACCTCGCAAGTGAACGAGATTCGTTGCACTAGTTgatggtcgaaccacaaggagcacGGTGAATACTAATTGTTATAATTCACGTGTTTAGCTAAGTCAAATGAAACTTGGATGAATTTTTCTCTAAATAACTATactaattaacaagcaaataatattaactaatgcaaatgctaaAATAAGAAAGCAAGCGAGTAAAATTCGGTATTACTCAAGTAAATTAAGGCCTAGGGTACGACTCAACCACCAACATTCATAATACACCATTTAGTTCCGGCAACTAGTTGTCAAGGGATAGGCTATTGGAGGGAAAAGCCTCTAGGTTGCCTattaactccctcccgggctcataataggacactagtaGTATTGACttaactccctcccgggctcctAAGTCGATTCCCCAACTCAAAGCTCAAGGCTCACCAAAACGGGCCCTTTCAGCTCACCTCTCACTGCGGTCAAGGTCTTAAGACCGCGATAATCCCCGGTCATTCCGTCCTTTCTCCCGAAGGTAAATTTCAAACCGTCAAACAAAAGCACTCTCCTTGAgttctccctcccgggttcaaTCCAAGTCAACAAATAGACTAATAGGGGTAGTCAAATCCCGACCTAATCAACTCCCATTGATGGTCAAGGGTCGGAAGTCAACTATTTTTCTAATTAGAACATAGACAAGTCAAACCTTTTGCTTAGACCTAACAAATTCCCCCTCAACAACTAATTTAAGTGAAACTAATTAggtaaattactcatgttgggtcctAATCCCACCCTAGTGAAGGGACTACCCACTAATCTTGCTAATTAAACTCATACTACCAAAAAAGTTTGAAGCTTTGTAATTAAACATGGTGAAAATAAAATTTTCACTAAATAACATGCAATTAACAAAATAAGGATGATGAATACCAATTAAACCAAATTCTAACATCAACTAAGTATAAAGAAAGAGCCTTTATGAAGAAGCAAACCAAATATTCAAACTTTGAACTAACTAATAcataaacaaatgaaaaaaaggaaagaaaaagagagagaaataaaCCTACAATGGAAAACAACAAGAACATTGAAGAAGATGAGTGCAAGAAAGCTTAAATCTTTGCAATTGATGAAGGAATTGTCACAAATTACAAGGATTAATTGTGTTTCACTCACTCATAGTTGTTATATGAAAGTAGATATAGATGAAATATTTGAAGTTTAAGCTTATATACTAGGTTACAAATCAAGTAAAACGACCTAAAACAATGTCGTTTAAGCTAATAAAAGATGGCAAATCTGGAGCACAACACGGTTGAGTTAAGGAAAGCACGCTAAGAAAGGCACGGTTTGACCTTGGCTGAAAGCAGTGCACACTCACCACTTGAGGAAGGCACTGTGGGAATGGCACGGTTCCTTCTTCCCTAAATGAGATGCGCACTTTGCTTCCTAGATTCACGCTAGACtacattttttttatttaggGTCTTTATTCCTTCATTTGTTGTGTCATGGGTCATGTGGTTTGCTTGTGGGCCTCCCTTAGTTAGTGTAGTGTTGCTAAATCATCATCTTTTCTACAAAAGTGAACAAACACAACCAAAATCAAACCCAGCACTCAATAGACGAgttttcagcaatataggcaattAAGACATGGGAATGCACGTAAAGTTCATGCAAGTGAGCTATAAGCAAAGATTCTTAGGCATAGAAAGAGCGTAAATAACGgagttatcaaatctccccacactaagTCTTTACGCGTCCTCGAGTAAACAAAATATGCTCAAAACTAGACAAAAGGAACACTCTTATTAGGTAAGCGGAATGCACAATATAAGAAACGCTCACCattattcaaattaataagccGAATGAGTATTAGAGCACTCTACCCCCCCTTAAACTTACGTAGTTGTCCTTATGAGGTAAAACACGACTCataaggcaagttgggtcttccAAGAAAAATCCAATGTATCCAATCGTTTAAGAACTTGCAAAATTCACATAAGGAAGCATTTTTCAAAAAGTGACACCCTTTTCATCATCTAAGCGGTGAAGGTCACAAATTAGACAAAGAGTTGAAAATGAGAAATACTGTCTCAGGGTAATAATAGGATACAAATTCCCTAGATCTAGCTCAAGCAAAATAGTGtgacataaaaaaaaaaggtaCCAAAGAAACAAATTCTAAGGCGGGAAAGGGGAAAACTAGTTAAATCCTCCAAGTTTTTCATGATGCTACACAAGATTTGACCATAAACCAAGCCGTTGGCCATAATGGGACCTAAATGCCGACCTCCTCACGGTTTTCGCTCGTCGCTCATGTGAATTTCGGGTGATTTAGTGCAAAATAGTATCCAAAAATCACTCTACTACTACAACTTGCGAGGTacgcccgcaatctaatgtggtACTTCTTGCTAAAACCATGCAAGAAATTCAAAATGAAAAAATATGTGTAGAAAGTCGATGGGTTGCAACGGGGCTAGGAGTTTAGGTAAGAAGGGGGTTGGCGCAAGCGCCATTTGGGCAAGTGGAGCTAATATCAAGTAATTGCCAAAATTACCGACTCATCTAACCTAAACACTTCTCCAAAGATGGGAGAAAGCATCTTAATCACTGAAACACATTAGGAGGTATATACTCCCGCAAAAATGCATTAGACACCCAAGCTTGTACTATGATAATTCAACATAGTGAACAAAAAATATCATACGTCTTTATTTGCAACGCCTTTTTAATCCCTTAATGACGTTTAGGGAATGTTCctcggtttttttttcttttctttatttttgagAAACCTCGTTTGATTCAAAAACTAGCCAAATTAAGACTTCATTTCACTCATGTGACATTAGGCACTTGTACGCCAAATTTACAAGGTTCCAAACCACTTTCATATGACACAACTACCATCGGAAATTACTCGACCAAGGTGAGTCATTTTTAGGTTGTAGTTAGTCATTGTTAGGGAGTCAAGAAATGGGTTTAAGGCTCAAAGTGGTTGGCAAAAAGGGACCGAGACAAAAGGGTGTAAAGCAAGCTAATTTGGCCATGTGAGGTTAGTTTATTCATTGAAATTGCCTTTAAACACGTATACAAAAAGAGACAAGCATTTCTAATGGTATTAAGGAATAATGCCACACTTGTTTGTGATGATGTAGCGTACCAAGTAAGTTGACCTACACTCATTCCTAGATGGGGCCGGTTATGGATGGGCCGACCCATTTGGAGGCTCTAATCCTCGCATATATGTAGTTATTTCGGCATTAGGTGAGGCCTAAGGCAAGGTaagtctcacaaggtggtcaaaAACTCGTCAAAATGACCTATTTTTCCGGGTGTTTGCTAaaaatgtcacacttatgcaagcTAACAAGAGGGAAAAGacatggttaaaacaaatatcATCATTGGTGGTATTCTCCCTTCTCATTTTCAAACCCTTGACAAATATTTACAAACATTATGAGAAATGTCATGAATGCAAGCTAAACAAGTATTTACAAACTACGTGAATGCAACAAACATTCTATATGCAACACCAAACTTATATAAATGCAAGCAATCTAAATCCTAATAGCAGGTATCCACACACATCACCAAGTTCCAAAAATGGAACATCCTCATCAATAATAGCCCATCTTCCTTGACAATGTAtacaaataaaaagaaatggaCAAGGCAAAGAAATAGGAAAGGGTATATCAAGCGTCTTCTAATTCCCTTGTCTCCAATACTCCATGTGATGGGTGCATATCAAAATTGTTACACAAACCAAATATATACAAtgaatttttatgtgattttttcaaatttttatttaaatttttagggtttttttttatgtttttcaatATTTACAAATATGTACAAATATCTACAAACTgcatatttccctccccacacttgaacttGACATCATCCACGATGGAACGAATGTACAGAgtagaataaaaaaaaataaatacatatttttgtttttttaatttttttttcaaaataaatacATATTTTTGTAGTTTTGAATATATGCAAAATAAGAACATATTTTTTGGTGTTTTGAATTTTAATGTTCTCTCCCcgcacttatttatttacatcgTTCCAAGaagaacacatgtaaggattaaaccaaattaaaagacatgtttttgaaattttttgtttttgaaatttttttttttcgtattttGATTTTTATCAAATGCGATGCATGAATTTATCTATATGCTAAATGAAATGCAATGAAATCTATTGTATATGAATGCAACCAGATATATTATAAATGCAAACAAACTAATGCCAAACTAGCGACATGGATTCATGATTTCGTGAAATAATTTGGATTTGATGGAGTTTGGATATTGAAAGTGGGAGCAAGGTATTATGTCCAATTCATGAATGTCTCTAAGAAGACAAATAATTATCTAAAGTCCACAAATATTCAAAAATTAGTCAAAGTAATCCACTTACTTGAACCCACAAGGGAGAAACCTCGATTATCTTCATATCACTCAATATCTCACGATATGATAGTTGTTCAATGCCCTTAGTAGTCGATCAAATGCTTGTGAATGGACAACAAAGAAGCACAAGTAGCATCCAAAGAGCCTCAAAAtgtatactccctctatttttctatatatgactttctcacatatCGAGACACatacttctctcttcaatatctctcaaattatatgcttaaatatagtgatatgtatactcatatgaatgAGTTTTTCATAAAGaatttaatggtataatttttataattttttactaaatatatttttgtaaatattaaaatcAAAGGCTCGCCTCGAaaaagcaaaacgtcatatattagaaaatggagggagtatcacCCAAGTAAGAAACCATAACTTTCTCAACGCTTCACTACCATTCTCATTGTCAACCCCCCATCTTGCCACTCAACAGTAATAAGTGGCTCACCATGACATATTTCACAAAGCAACCAAGCGGGTGATTCATCTTAACACATGGGGGGAGTGATTAGTGTTCAAACATTCACACTTCCAAGCGGATCATCATGGGTCATAGGTGGCCTCAAATAAGGAGTTGGGGGAAGAAGTAAGTCCTCCACTTTATCTTCCTCACAACTCTTGGCATACTCCATTCCACCGCTATTAAGAGTCGCTTCTAAGGCATTAACTTGAGATTCCCAATCACTAGAAGAGTTCTCTAACCAAGGCACACCTTTAAAAGAGTCTAGATCAAAAGAATCCGGAGAGCTCAAATACAATTCATTCTCATCATCAGTTAGGTGTTCAAATTCATTTTCTCTTGAGCCATCTTTGCTCAAATCTCCTATCACATCAACTTGTAACTCATCCTCATCTTCGTTTCTCCCCTTGTCTATTGGACAAACTTCTAATGGGTCCAAAAATAAATGCTTAAAATTATGCTCATTCAAGTAGTCCTCCAACACATCCCCCCTACAACAAGAGTTGTCCATAAATAGAGAGTTCATGACCTTGTTAAGTTCAAACTCAATATTTTCATCCAATAGGCTTACACACTTGAAGAAGAGAGTTAGCAAGACAAACAGCACACCAAGGTGTGCAAAACAACcaagacttagtctaaactagaacaaaacaACTAATATCAATCTattgctccccggcaacggccaAACACTTGAAGTTGTCTAAATTACCTCACAAGTCAACGAGATTAGTTGCACTAGTtgagggtcgaaccacaaggaacaTGGTCATTACTAATTGTTATAATTCACAAGTTTAGCTAAGTCAAACAAAACTTGGATAATTGTTTATCTAAATGAACTATactaattaacaagcaaataATATTAACTAATTCAAATGCTAAAATAAGAAAGCAAGCTAGTAAAATTCGATTTTACTCAAGTAAATTAAGGCCTAGGGTACGACTCAACCACCAACATTCATCGTACATCATTTAGTTCCGGCAACTAGTTGTCAAGGGGTAGGTTATTGGGTGGAAACGCCTCTAGGTCGCCTattaactccctcccgggctcataataggacactagtaGTATCGACTCAACTCCCTCCAGGGATCATAAAACGATTCCCCAACTCAAAGCTCAAGGCTCACCAAAATGGGCCCATTTTAGCTCACCTCTCACTACTGTCAAGGTCTTAAGCCCGCGATATTCCCCTTTCATCCCGACCCTTTTCCCGAAGGTGAATTTCAAACCATCAAACAAAAGCACCCTCCTTCAGTTCTCGCTCTCGGGTTCAACCCAAGTCGAAAAATGGACTAAAAGGGATAGTCAAATCCCAACCTAATCAACTCCCATTGATGGTCAAGGGTTGAAAGTCAACTATTTTCCTGATTAGAACATAGACAAGTCAAACCTTTTGCTTAAACCTAACAAATTCCCTCTCAATAACTAATTTAAGTGAAACTAATTAggtaaattactcatgttggggcCTAATCGCACCATGGTGAAGGGACTACTAATTAATCATGCTAATTAAACTCATACTAGCAATAAAGTTTGAAGCTTTGCAATTAAAAAAGGGTTATTTTAcaggaataatccaaactattacTCACCTGCTTATAGTAATCCGAACTAcattttaactcaaaataatcCCAAACATAGGCACCTTCTTCTTAAAATAGACTAAGTAACCGGATACCTGCTAATCAGGTAATTGCTTTATTTTCTAGTTTTTTTAGTACTCATAATCACTTCTACCTTCATTCCTTCTTAAAATCACTCTCTTCGATTCACAACACCATACTCTTCCCTCCCTTAACGCCACTAAATTAACACTTCATGGAGGTTGTTCGAACAAGTGGATTTTCTAGTTGTTTTCTTAAATATGTCCATAAAACCACGATGGAGAAATCATAAGTGTCATATAACTTGCTCGCTTCTTCAACCCGACGATGCGACATCGACATTCAACACACCACCAACACCTCTGATCTACTCCTACATCTACAACAACCCAGCGAGCAGGCCCAAATTTCCACCACTTGACCACCACAGCAGCAGCGGCACCACCGTGTGGTGTGCTTCTTTCGCACTCACGAAGATGCGGCACCGAAATGAACCACTTCATCCCATGCTCCGTCTTGCGCGCTGATTCCGGGCACTACCAGTACATGGATCTATCCATAACCCCAACTTGATTATCCcttgcattttaatttaatttcctCACTACTTTTCCACCATTTCTACATAATCCATAACAAAAATACCTCCAAatttttttaaaatcaaaaacACCTCTAATGATGTAGATAAATTGCAAAGATTTTGTGTCAGCATAGTTGCATGGGGTTTTGAGGTGATAGGAAAAAAAAGGTCGTTTAATTTGGATGATTAGGGAAAACATAAAGCAGAAAAAGAGAGTGTTTGAATGGTGAAGGTAGATTTGGGGAAGAAGGAGTCTTAATTATTTAACAACTTTAAAGAAataggggggggggggaattAAGAACTAGAACTTTGAAAAAGGAGGGCGAAAAAATGGAAGAATTAAAGGAAGAAGACGACCTGAGAATTTTTGATTGATCTAGGAAAGAGAAAGAGCAAAAATGGGACCATTGTATTATCACCTGTAAGTTTATCGGTTATATCAGGTAAAAATTAGGCTCAGTTTAGTGTATGATAAGTGCGGCGATATTTCAGCTTTTTTTTAAGTTTAACCTTAGTATGAATTAATATGAGAATGAGAGCCATAGTTGGGATTATTCTTGTCAAATAACCCATTAAACATTGTGAAATTAGAATTTTCACTAAATAACAAGCAATTAACAAAATAAGGATGATGAATACTAATTAAACCAAATTCTAACATCAACTAAGCATAAAGAAGGAACCTTTATGAAGAAGCAAACCAAATATTCAAACTTTGAGCTAactaatatgtaaacaaatgaaaacgaGGAAATAAAAAGCGTGAGAAATATACTAACAATGGAAAACAACAAGAACAATGAAGAAGATGAGTGGAAGAAAGCTTAAATCTTTGCAATTGATGAAGGAATTGTCACAAATTACAAGGATTAATTGTGTTTCTCTCACTCAAAGTTGCTATATGAAAGTAGATAGATGAAATATCTGAAGTTTGAGCTTATATACTAGGTTACAAATCAAGTAAAACGACCTAAAACAATGTCGTTTAAGCTAATAAGAGATGCGGGCATTACTACAAATATAGGCAATAACAACGCCCCATTAACAACGCATATTAACGCATTATATGTAATACTGTTGTTAATCAGGTTAGTATATTTTGGCACAATTCtatgaaaagtaataacaacggttatttctttaaaaccgttgttattagtaatcacaacgggtTTCATTTTAGAGCCGTTGTTAATAGTTGAAAAGTAATACCAATGATTATTTCTTTAAAacccttgttattacttttatCAACGGTTTTTTTGCATGTAACCCTTGTTattactttttaacaacggttttttacatATAAGCCTTGTTATtaattttaacaacggttttttacatataaccgttgttattacttttaacaacgggtttttttacatataacccttgttattacCTTCGCACCAAAATATTTTCACTGTGGGACAAACCGAATCCCTTATGTTTCTTTCcctttctattctttattcatcttCAACACTCACATCTTCATCTCCCtcatactcaaaaacaaaacccCTCACACAATACTCACTTAAAACCCACCAAACCACCCCCAAAACACTCAAACATTCTCCCTAACTCAATCCTATATACTTATAGtcacttttaacaacggttttttgataaatAACCCATGTTTTTACtgttaacaacggtttttttttttaaaaaaccctTGTTATTACTTTCGCACCAAAATATTATTCGCACCAATCACTTTTTTTCACCACGGATAACGCCATAAAACAACGGgtgttaaccgttgttaatactttccacaacggtttttgtCTAAAataataaccgttgttaaaacctttaaatACGCCCCGAACAATGCAACAACGCCCGCTTTtttctataacaacggttaataacCCTTGTTGTCCCCTATATCTATAGTAGTGGGGCAAATCTGGAGCAGAGCGCGGTTGATTTTAGGAAAGCACGCTGAGGAAGGCACAGTTTGGCCTTCCATAAAGGCAGTGCGCACTGACCACTTGAGGAAGGCACTATGAGAATGGCACGGTTCCTTCTTCCTT
Protein-coding sequences here:
- the LOC141620158 gene encoding uncharacterized protein LOC141620158, with product MNDIGDEDDYYGISRQGYNKKTSGAMGSFLTRKGGSVKTTLNQKYKRGEREEVCQQIARFFYTSGIPFNVVNNPEFPIIIDMVGKFGIGLKPPSYHEIRVKFLNKEVQNVMKMLDEYKEEWKKTGCTIMPDGWGDRQRRSICNFLVNSPKRTVFLSSIDTSEISKTADNVLEMLDAIVEKVGEENVVQIVTDNAANYKAVGLRLMEKRPKLFWTPCAAHCIDLMLEDLDKTISIHGPLLALFASDKWKGSNFGKSVEGKNVQRIVLDTRGLWPGIITCLRAALPLVKVLRMVDSDENPAMGSGQGLLHV